A DNA window from Solanum lycopersicum chromosome 3, SLM_r2.1 contains the following coding sequences:
- the LOC101258831 gene encoding probable inactive ATP-dependent zinc metalloprotease FTSHI 3, chloroplastic → MASLPLVSNDRLLVTHKKWKPHTGNSESLRSFKNQYCSLPSSCFTSRFCISQSRYKKWMLHFGNSDPFRRLKNQTCSLSNSCFTSSSVPLLGLNYRFCKSQSRLLHCSTGVRSMVNEKGDIDTHLNKTGSNNIRGKFSLRLRPRIRLLSRRLKRVSVICMLNDFGKFLRKNSRRVALSTSISVILGLCYLFLRLTATPPPKVVPYSDLITSLQGGSVSKVQFEEGTRRIYYNTNLWSLKNAQTGEDNSLVPDESTTITEESKDIDSNKGGKNVFSKISKAQGSTPVWQFSTRKIDHDEGYLLSLMREKGTAYGSAPQSALMSIRSLLITMLSLWIPLTPIMWLLYRQLSAANSPARKRKPSNQVVGFNDVEGVDAAKVELMEIVLCLRGAINFSKLGAKLPRGVLLVGPPGTGKTLLARAVAGEAGVPFFSVSASEFVEMFVGRGAARIRDLFSVARKNAPSIIFIDELDAVGGKRGRSFNDERDQTLNQLLTEMDGFESDLNIIVVAATNRPEALDPALCRPGRFSRKILVGEPDEDGRRKILAVHLREVPLEEDLELVCNLVASLTQGLVGADLANIVNEAALLAARRGADCVSREDIMEAIERAKFGINDKQYTQSAIGKELEKLFPWVPSFIRKNSTRSDAFQGPLGYQALS, encoded by the exons ATGGCATCTTTACCTCTTGTTTCAAATGACAGATTATTAGTTACTCACAAGAAATGGAAACCCCATACTGGAAATTCTGAATCATTAAGAAGTTTCAAGAATCAATATTGCTCATTACCCAGTTCTTGTTTTACCTCAAGATTTTGTATATCTCAGTCTAGGTACAAGAAATGGATGCTTCATTTTGGGAATTCTGACCCTTTTAGGAGATTAAAGAATCAAACTTGCTCATTATCCAATTCTTGTTTTACCTCAAGTTCTGTTCCTTTATTGGGATTGAATTATAGGTTTTGTAAATCTCAAAGTAGATTACTGCATTGTAGTACTGGGGTTAGGTCAAtggtaaatgagaagggagatATAGATACCCATTTGAACAAAACAGGAAGTAATAATATTCGTGGGAAGTTTTCGTTGAGATTGAGACCAAGGATAAGATTACTGTCAAGAAGGTTGAAAAGGGTATCTGTTATATGTATGTTAAATGATTTTGGGAAGTTTCTGAGGAAGAACTCAAGAAGAGTGGCACTGTCAACTTCAATTTCTGTGATATTGGGCTTGTGTTATTTGTTTCTAAGATTGACAGCAACTCCTCCTCCAAAGGTTGTTCCATATTCAGACTTGATTACCAGCCTTCAGGGAGGATCTGTGTCAAAGGTTCAATTTGAGGAAGGCACACGCCGTATTTACTACAATACGAACTTGTGGAGTCTTAAAAATGCTCAGACAGGGGAAGATAATTCCTTAGTTCCCGATGAAAGCACGACCATCACTGAGGAAAGCAAAGATATAGATAGCAACAAAGGTGGCAAGAATGTCTTCAGTAAAATATCAAAAGCCCAAGGTTCTACCCCCGTATGGCAGTTTAGTACAAGGAAGATCGATCATGATGAAGGATATCTTCTTAGTCTAATGAGGGAAAAGGGAACAGCGTATGGCTCAGCGCCACAATCAGCACTTATGTCAATTAGGAGCTTATTAATTACTATGTTATCCTTATGGATTCCTTTGACTCCTATAATGTGGCTTCTCTATCGTCAACTTTCTGCTGCCAATAGCCCTGCAAGAAAAAGAAAGCCAAGTAACCAGGTGGTTGGCTTTAATGATGTGGAGGGTGTGGATGCTGCAAAAGTTGAGCTTATGGAG ATAGTGTTGTGCCTGCGAGGAGCTATAAACTTCAGTAAGCTAGGGGCAAAGTTACCAAGAGGCGTACTGCTTGTAGGTCCACCAGGGACAGGAAAAACCTTACTAGCTCGTGCTGTGGCAGGAGAAGCTGGAGTACCCTTCTTTTCTGTTTCTGCTAGTGAATTTGTTGAAATGTTTGTTGGAAGAGGAGCTGCTCGCATTAGAGACCTTTTCAGTGTAGCAAGAAAGAATGCTCCTTCAATCATTTTCATTGATGAACTAGATGCTGTCGGAGGAAAGCGTGGCAGGAGTTTCAATGATGAGAGAGACCAAACCTTGAATCAG TTGCTCACAGAGATGGATGGCTTTGAATCGGACTTGAATATCATTGTAGTTGCTGCTACTAATAGACCAGAAGCTCTAGATCCAGCACTATGTCGGCCTGGACGTTTCTCCAGGAAAATCTTAGTGGGAGAACCTGATGAAGATGGAAGGAGAAAGATCCTGGCTGTACACTTGAGAGAAGTtccccttgaggaggacctggAGCTTGTATGTAACCTGGTTGCATCTCTTACCCAGGGCCTTGTAGGTGCTGACCTTGCCAACATTGTCAATGAAGCTGCTTTGCTTGCTGCTCGGAGAG GGGCTGATTGTGTGTCAAGGGAAGATATAATGGAAGCCATAGAAAGAGCAAAATTTGGGATTAATGATAAGCAGTACACCCAAAGTGCAATAGGTAAGGAACTGGAGAAACTGTTCCCTTGGGTTCCTTCTTTCATTAGGAAGAACAGTACAAGAAGTGATGCATTTCAAGGACCTCTGGGGTATCAAGCTCTCAGTTGA